In the genome of Fusarium poae strain DAOMC 252244 chromosome 1, whole genome shotgun sequence, the window GGAAGAGATGGATTTGAGATTCGAGATCTGGTCTTATAGAAGCGCATCAATAGAGAAGACAACTTTGCTTGATAAAGATCCAtactagtgggtagcagagaGATGACCTCTAAACTTGaggatataaaaataaatgacACAAGATCATAGTCTGAATAAAATAAAGTGACTACCTACTCCCTGAGTGGCTGGCACGATTGCTTTGCGCATCACATACATTGCTCAGAATACCATTCACATTCCACTTCCAAAAGATAAACTTTAACAGGAATGTCTTCCAAGACTCATATTCCAAGGTATCAATAGTGTTCTATTTATgtgtttatttatttatctatatgtATATATATCATAACTCATTCGTCTTCACCTTTTAAATCAGGTGCTCATCGAACCACTGAACAGCCTGAATGAAAGCCTGCTCCTTGGCAAATACCTTTGCCTTGTCCTTGAGATCACTGCGCACAGCAAATCCGTGTTCAACGTGAGAGTACAGGTTGATCTGGAAGGGCTTGCCAGTCTCAATGAGGATCTCCTCGGAACGGTGTCGCAGGTTGGTGGGGAAGAGGTTGTCGATTTGAGCGGCGGCAATGGAGAGAGGTCCCTCGATGGCCTTGAGCTCATCCTCCTCGACGAAAGAGGGGTGAGCGACGTATCCGACCTTGATGCCCTCCTTGTAGTTTCGGATAACGTACTATATTTCTGTTAGCCAAGTTGTTTTCATCAGGTCAAAATTGAGGGACATACCTTGGCGCCGAAGCAGTATCCTACACCTCCAATCTTGGAGATACCCTGGTCCTGGAGGTACTTGATAGCTTCGACAACAATGGGGTCAACTTGAGCGGGAGTGTGAGGGTTGTTGCCGTTGGCACCCTTTGTGATCCAGCTCATAATATCGACATCGACAGGAGGGTAGGGCATGACATCGCCGTTGAAGAGGTCGGGAATAATAGTGGTGTAGCCGTTGGCAGCGAATTGATCGGCCATAAGCTTGCTGTTGTTCCAGATACCAAAGATATCAGCGACGTAGACAATTCCAGCGCCCTGGTGAGCCTTGCCCTCAGGAGCAGTCGCAAGGTAAGCGTCGAGACCGCTGGGAAGCTTGATCATCTTGCCGGTAGGCTCGCCTCTGTTTAAATGGTTAGTCAACGAGGGGAGTACCCGAGACGATGGGTTAAGTGCTTACTCGTGGCGCACACCCTGTGTGCAACACTTTCCGGGCGGGTTAGAAGCCATTGTGTATAAAGAGTATGGGAGTTGTTATTAACGTGTGAAAATGAAGCTGTAGATGCTGTAGAATAAAGGATTTTTCTCGGTGGATGATTGCCCGAGTTATATAAAAGATCTTGACCACCAACCCAAGCGGACCCCATTTTCCGTCGTGACGCAATGGAACCCGATAGATATAAGACCTCCGAGGCACGAAAATGCCGATATTGGTCCAACTACCCCCACAAAACGCCGTATCGCATGAACCCTTCACTTTTCCTACTGCAAGATCCATTAGATGCTAAGTCCTTATTGGTGAAGAGAGAGGCCCGTCTTTCAATCTACCCGTACAGGTTTTCTGAACTTGACCTCTTATTTCCGTATTTCCCTTGTTCTATGGGGTTGTTCTTATGTCCGTGTCCAGTCTTGAGATTTTGTGCTCCACGGAACGCCGGATTATATACCTATCGGCTGGGATCTATGGACATCGGAAGTCGGAACCATTGTAGGAATCGCCGGAGCTTGTACTTCGGCCCGGAGTCGGCGAAGATGGAGTATTTCTGGGGAGATATCCGTACTATTGTGATCAATCACTGCTCTGTTTTTGTTAAAGATTGAAAGCGCATCAACATATGTATACACGGAGCATGGTGATGGCATTTTGAACAAGAATGTGGCTCTGAGCCTAAACTCGAAGAACGTTTACACGCTTCCAAGCATCATGCCTGTAGAATTCAGCACCCGCAGAACAACCAGACAGTGACTGGATCAGCATTATTCGTGTGGTATCATTGTTATTTCCCCAAATccagctatttatatagtacGCCATCAATCCCATTACTTTTGTCGAATTCCCTTtggctttctcttcttgaacACCACCATCGGAACGCCAGACTCAGCTTCTTCAGGCTCTGGTTTTATCAGAGGTTCAACATCAGGTGCTTCTGTCTTGATAGCCGAcgtctcctcctccccctTTACCGTCGTTGCgttatcttcatcatcttccttcttgatgttATTTGTactatcttcttcttccttgactgtctcctccttgacagcGCGAGGCGTAAATGTCGATCCGCTTAGAAGCGCATCCAGATCATGGTCTTCTTGAGGCATCGCTTTCGAATCTCGTCCCCATCTTCTAGGTTTCTTGAATAGTCCTTGCATagcatcctcttcttccttttcttgttCTGTTGCCTCTCGTTTCCGCACACCATTTGCTCTGGTCTCAACCTTGACctccccttcttcttctggctTCTCGATAACTCGTGTATTCGTAACCGTCCATTCACCTGGCATAGCCATCTCAGGTCGAAAAGCGCTTGGCATTGCAACACCCATCTCAGCTAGCTGTTCCCTCTGCTTCTTCAAGGACGCTTCAGACGGTGCGCTAGGCTGGGCGCGTGGCGCAGGTCTTGAGGGACCAGctgccgatgatgatgaagatccTGACACGACGCCATTGAGACGGGCAATTTCTTGCTTTGCGCGTTCTTTCTCGCGCTCGTCACGCTCGTGGCCACGGTGCAGGTCGCGCAGGAATCGTTTGAGGGCGCCTTGATGCTTGGCGGTAGATTCGTGGTTCTGGCGCTCGAGTTTCGTGTCGCGGACGTAGATTTGACAGTGCTTGCACCAGTATTTCGGTGTGGATTTCCAGTATTCGGACATTGTGGGTGGttgtgatgaggatgatgctTGGGGAGCTTCTTTGGTGGAGGATTGGCGATTTGAAAGCCAAGAGCTTATGTCACTGGAAATCTTTAGCACGAGCCACGTGCAGGTACAGGGTAAGATTTTTTCGATGAAAATGGGAATGCAGAAATAGACTTTACCTAGATGCAATAAAGCTCAATTGACTGTAGTTGCAAGAGAATCCTAACATGAATACATGGTTTCAGTTTTACTGTGTGTTGTATCATAGATAGTTTGTAGTTTTGAGACTAGAGGTGACGCATTGAGCCCTTTCGTGGTGATCTCGAAGCGCGACAGACAGCTCTCAGTGTCCGCATTGCAAGCGTCAAGTGTGCTATATGATCATCATTTACctccttcttttccattGTATGTCAGGCTTCTGCTTGCTTCTGTTCGGTACAGCTCTACGGATACAGCCATCTGTCCCGTAAGAAGTTGACGACCACAAATCCCTGGACATAATGTTGGTGAGACACAGCGAGGCGGCTAAAAATATTCGAGGCTAAGATTGCAGCTTAGTATCCTTTTGGCTTGGTTATGTTTTACCAGGGTAGATTACCATGTATCTGTTTATTGTCTTTGTTACCTGACTCAATCCCAATGACGTATGTGAAGCTTTTACTTTGTGATGGTAACCCTGTCTCGGCAGTTGAGATCGATAGTTCCCACGAGCcagccttgatcttgattaGTTGGAACTTGGAAGCCAGAACAAAGCCACCATGGATAGCCTGCCCTGTAAATGAGAATGGTCTCGACTCGATGCTGGCGGCATCAGTGCGTAACCTACAGATATATCTTCGGCAACTGCGTCACATCCAGAGCACTAAACAGAACTCTCGACTGAGATTTTTGTTGAGTCAAGTTTCATAGCCTCCAGGGTCCGACCAACCCCGGACCAGCTTGGACGCTTTGTTCGCCCACAATGGACCCTGGATTTGTTTCTGCCGAATAGATAGGCGAAATATTCAGGGTGACTGTTCTTCATGTGGGAAAGCCAAGGCTGTCAATTACCTTACGAGAACCAGAAAAAGTTCTTGgcatataagcttaattagaTGTCTATTTTATGCATGATCAAAAATATACAAGTGAATCTTGTGTAAATATTGACACTAGATACATGTTGGACCTTGACCGAATGAAACTCTTATTCATGGTTAGCTTAGCCGACGTCCTTGTCTTGGTGGAGCTTTAGCTAAGAATACGAAGACGTAAATACCGCAGTTCCATATTGAGTTCACTTCTTGGCGCTTACAGCGCGTCATCAAGACTTGTTTTTTTGTCGCCGCCAATAAGCGCACCATGAGAGAGAATGATGGTGATTACGATTGCCTGATCCGGGATTCGAGTTGATCATGATTTGACAATGAGTGGTAGGTACTCCTTTATCGGGTAATCCATAAGAAAGGCGGTGGCGTTGTTGATGAACTTTTTCAGTGTCTAgacgaaagaagaaaatgCCATGGAAAACTTGGCGTTGCTCTGCCGTTGAGCCTCAAGCTAAACTCTGGGCATTTTTGACGACAACCCATGGCATTCAAGAACAGAGAAGTCTTCCGTTATATGTCTAGCATTCTTCTTGTTTTATTAAACTGAAAGCGCATTGTTTCAATGAACTCTTTATTACTGAAGACCAGCATGGGCTCTGGAAGAAGGTATTGGCGGCTGGTCATTGCTGCCTTTGTTCAGTAGTCAATTCATTATGTAAATGAAAGACACAGTTCGTTGATGATCCATTGAAATCTTGCTCCAAAGGATCGGGGTCCATGCAATACCCATGCTTGTTAGTCCGGTTCAAGGTGCCGCTTAAGTCTggctgacctgacctgactcTGCCAAACAGAGACCTCACTCAAGAGAGCAGCGGAAACCCCGTTTAGTCCAAGCCGCACcatgtctttgtcttgtaTCCACAAGCGACCCTTTGGCAAATCACGTATTGAATGTTGGTTGAAAACTCTGAGGCCTGGAAGTAAAGGGTCCACTCGGTCGGTTTGCGACGCACTTTGAGTCACGTGGAAAGGCGAGAAAAATGCTCTGAGGGTGTACACGTGATCACATTGGAAGACTGACACTGTGACGTCAGATGTCCTGACTTGTTGCTTTGCATATTTTCTAGTCTACTATGTAGACTAGCAATTAACGTACCTAATTTGCTAAAATCTCCGATCGACGGTTGCAAAAACGACATTGTATGAATCGCATCTTCCAacaagtacctacctacatagaGAAACAGACAAAGATCATCGAAAGACAAGCTTATCATTATTGGGGTCAAACATGCATTTGGTGAACGGACTCGTTCAAAAGTGCTTGTTTGATGGAGTATCATCGCGGTCGGACGAGTTGAGTGTTTGATGGTGGAGAAAAAAACATGTCGCCTCCACCTCCAGGCTCGTTCAATATCGACGATATCCACACTCTCCCTCCGACTACTCTTACACGACCCATAATGACGCGATGCTTCACTGCAATTCTGGGTTCAGAAACGTCTCAATCGATGTTGACCCACTGAACCTCTCCTCTCAATACTCCACCAGAAGAGAACCATGTCTCGACTCGACGCTCGCTCCGCAGAGAGTCAGTCTTGCCTCTGAGCCTGTTGAATCGTCGATAAAACCCTTTGCTCTCGCTCTCACTtgatcttttttcttctctctttcctttctttcttttagTATccctctcttctttctccacATGTTCTTGAACCCCAGATCTTCATCTGAGGGTAGTACATGGTTCTTGATCTGAGTTTCAACTAACACCAACACCTCCCACGGCCGAAAACATGTCTTCCGACTCTGAAAAGGTCTCCAAGAGGGCCGAGAGCCCTGTTGCCGACTCTGAAAATGATGGCGGCAACACTGACGGTCTTCATCGCCGTCTCAACAACAGACAGGTGCAGCTTCTCTCCATCGGAGGTACTGTTGGTACCGGTCTCTTCATCGGTATCGGTGCCGGTTTGGCCAAAGGTGGCCCCGGTAGTCTTCTCGTCTGCACAGCTCTCTACGCCATGGTCCTCGGTCTCACCAACAACTCTATCGCTGAAATGAACACTTATATGCCCGTCTCTGGTGGTTTCATCCGTCTCGCTGGCCACTGGGTCGACGATGCCCTCGGTTTCATGGTTGGCTGGaacttcttcctctacgAGGCCCTTCTGATTCCCTTCGAAATTGTCGCCTTGAACCTGGTTGTTTCATTCTGGAGTGATAACGTTACGCAAGCTGGTCCAACCGCTGGCTTCATCATCGCTGTCATCATTGCTTACGGGTAAGGCTTTTTTCTCGAACTGCGAGTCGCATCCTGATGTGCATTCATGGATGGGGCTCCATAGTTCACTTTTATCCTCTCTCCCTTGTCCATTGTGTTGTGAAACGTATGCTAAACTATTCGTCTCCTCTTCTAGTGTGCTGAATCTTCTCGCTGTCGGTGTCTTTGGTGAAGCTGAATTCTGGCTTGCCCTTGGCAAGGTCCtgctcatcttcatcctcttcatgTTTACCTTTGTGACTATGGTCGGGGGTAACCCTCAGGGTGACGCTTATGGCTTCCGCTACTGGTCCAACGTGCATGATGCATTCGCTACATTCCGATCCGAAGGTGATCTCGGCCGTCTCGAGGGCTTCATGGGTGCCCTGGCCTCTGCCGCCTTTTTCGTCGTCGGCCCCGATTACATCTCCATGGTTGCTGCTGAAGCCAAGCACCCTAGCCGATATGTCAAGACTGCCTTCAAGACTGTCTACTTCCGATTCGGTCTCTTTTTCATTG includes:
- a CDS encoding hypothetical protein (TransMembrane:12 (i40-60o66-85i118-140o152-172i184-201o234-252i273-292o336-358i378-395o407-431i452-470o482-499i)) codes for the protein MSSDSEKVSKRAESPVADSENDGGNTDGLHRRLNNRQVQLLSIGGTVGTGLFIGIGAGLAKGGPGSLLVCTALYAMVLGLTNNSIAEMNTYMPVSGGFIRLAGHWVDDALGFMVGWNFFLYEALLIPFEIVALNLVVSFWSDNVTQAGPTAGFIIAVIIAYGVLNLLAVGVFGEAEFWLALGKVLLIFILFMFTFVTMVGGNPQGDAYGFRYWSNVHDAFATFRSEGDLGRLEGFMGALASAAFFVVGPDYISMVAAEAKHPSRYVKTAFKTVYFRFGLFFIGAALTCGIALSHTDPTLVGVHLGDGSGHGTAAASPWVIAMANLGIEGLPHLVNALLFTTIFSAGNTYTYCATRSLYSLALEGRAPRFLRKTTKNGIPIYCFAVTMVFPLLAFLQLDSSSAEALTILLALITGGGIVDYITMNITFIFYYRACKAQGIDRKKMPYFGYFQPYCAWIALILHTVVCYTYGYTSLAPFNAKNFFSNYTMQIIAPFSYLGWKLIHRTKVVKPEECDLVWERPAIDAYEERAMIVDPPTGFWEEIIGLVGIKKNKKKSAAEVQV
- a CDS encoding hypothetical protein (BUSCO:48183at5125) gives rise to the protein MSEYWKSTPKYWCKHCQIYVRDTKLERQNHESTAKHQGALKRFLRDLHRGHERDEREKERAKQEIARLNGVVSGSSSSSAAGPSRPAPRAQPSAPSEASLKKQREQLAEMGVAMPSAFRPEMAMPGEWTVTNTRVIEKPEEEGEVKVETRANGVRKREATEQEKEEEDAMQGLFKKPRRWGRDSKAMPQEDHDLDALLSGSTFTPRAVKEETVKEEEDSTNNIKKEDDEDNATTVKGEEETSAIKTEAPDVEPLIKPEPEEAESGVPMVVFKKRKPKGIRQK